In Prochlorococcus marinus str. MIT 1214, one DNA window encodes the following:
- the gshA gene encoding glutamate--cysteine ligase: MTNFMLLKGFEVELFTGTYAGKNVGVASAITEDLSDFVKEPDQRNLEYITVPDQRYAVLKHALLLPRQKLRKWLDSQQLTILPGSTLSLGNTKIFERSDSANSYHSFIEKNYGTNVVTASIHINLGIENLSLLFSALRLVRCEASLFLALSASSPFLDGHATGAHSQRWVQFPKTPSNVPIFVDHSHYVEWVEEQLSHGNMQNERHLWTSVRPNGPERPHILNRLELRICDLVTDVDLLLAITALVELRIINLKNNMKKFDPIEASSKTKEELAILADKNDLIAAKSSLDANLYHWKNGKQINCRDWIKEILLDVTPLAKELDMCKLLKPIESVLTNGNQSMIWLNSYCKGESIQSLLQHGIAEMEREENNFIQINSTHK; this comes from the coding sequence ATGACCAACTTTATGCTGTTAAAGGGGTTTGAAGTGGAACTTTTTACTGGTACATATGCTGGTAAAAATGTAGGTGTTGCATCTGCTATTACTGAGGATCTATCAGATTTTGTTAAAGAACCGGATCAAAGAAATCTGGAATACATAACTGTCCCAGATCAAAGATATGCTGTTTTAAAACATGCACTCTTACTACCAAGACAAAAACTTAGGAAATGGCTTGATTCCCAACAACTTACAATTCTGCCAGGAAGCACACTTAGTCTTGGCAATACAAAAATTTTTGAAAGGTCAGATTCAGCAAATTCTTATCACTCATTTATCGAAAAAAATTATGGGACGAACGTTGTAACAGCAAGCATTCACATCAATTTAGGTATTGAAAATTTATCCTTACTTTTTTCGGCCCTTCGCTTGGTTCGATGTGAGGCATCATTATTTCTTGCGTTAAGTGCGAGTTCTCCTTTCTTAGACGGACATGCAACGGGTGCACATTCTCAAAGATGGGTACAATTCCCTAAGACACCCTCCAATGTCCCTATTTTTGTAGATCACTCACACTATGTGGAATGGGTGGAAGAGCAACTAAGTCATGGCAATATGCAAAATGAAAGACATCTGTGGACATCAGTAAGGCCAAATGGTCCGGAGAGGCCCCATATTTTAAATCGATTAGAGCTCAGGATCTGTGATTTAGTTACTGACGTTGATTTGCTTTTAGCTATTACTGCGTTAGTTGAGCTAAGAATTATTAATCTCAAAAATAATATGAAAAAATTTGATCCAATTGAGGCAAGCTCTAAAACAAAAGAAGAATTGGCTATTTTGGCTGATAAAAATGATTTGATTGCAGCTAAATCTAGTCTTGATGCAAATTTATATCATTGGAAAAATGGGAAGCAAATCAACTGTCGGGATTGGATAAAGGAAATTCTTTTAGATGTAACTCCTTTGGCTAAGGAGCTTGATATGTGTAAGTTACTTAAACCTATTGAATCTGTTTTGACAAATGGAAATCAATCAATGATATGGCTTAATTCTTATTGCAAGGGAGAATCAATTCAGTCTTTACTGCAGCATGGTATTGCTGAAATGGAACGAGAGGAGAACAATTTCATTCAAATAAATTCAACCCATAAGTGA
- the ppc gene encoding phosphoenolpyruvate carboxylase: MLKNPSNEKISNPSTVCVEDQDPGYLLQQRLELVEDLWKTVLRSECPPEQTQRLLLLKQLSDPIKSNQDHSSQAIVQLITEMDLAEAISAARAFSLYFQLVNILEQRIEEDSYLDSIEKGKLENSNYEIDPFAPALASQTAPATFTQLFERLRRLNVPPAQLDALMREMDIRLVFTAHPTEIVRHTVRHKQRRVATLLQQLQSNSVISEAEKEIFRLQLEEEIRLWWRTDELHQFKPTVLDEVDYALHYFQQVLFDAMPQLRRRLTTALASSYPDVEVPNEAFCTFGSWVGSDRDGNPSVTPEITWRTACYQRQLMLDRYIASVQELRDQLSISMQWSQVSSPLLESLEMDRVRFPEVYEERAARYRLEPYRLKLSYTLERLRLTQLRNKQLADAGWQSSPEGKSLISTNNSFDEFLHYRSVDELKNELELIRNSLVSTDLTCEPLDTLLNQVHIFGFSLASLDIRQESTRHSDALDELTRYLDLPESYGVMNEESRVKWLMKELKTRRPLIPPAFEWSKSTQETIAVFHMLHRLQKEFGTRICRSYVISMSHTASDLLEVLLLAKESGLIDPTLGAADFLVVPLFETVEDLQHAPSVMESLLQTDVYRELLPRVGEKKQPLQELMLGYSDSNKDSGFLSSNWEIHKAQIALQDLASRQGISLRIFHGRGGSVGRGGGPAYQAILAQPSGTLQGRIKITEQGEVLASKYSLPELALYNLETVTTAVIQNSLVTNKLDATPSWNELMTRLAARSRAHYRALVHDNPDLVQFFQVVTPIEEISKLQISSRPARRKSGAKDLSSLRAIPWVFGWTQSRFLLPSWFGVGTALATELKADPDQMEMLRMLNQRWPFFRMLISKVEMTLSKVDLDVAHHYMVSLGGNDNRDAFAGIFDIISREYNLTKKLILEITDKSKLLSADPALQLSVNLRNRTIVPLGFLQVALLKRLRDQNRQPPISEDMNIDSTQSSRTYSRSELLRGALLTINGIAAGMRNTG; this comes from the coding sequence ATGTTGAAAAATCCTTCTAACGAAAAAATCTCTAATCCCTCGACAGTATGTGTTGAGGATCAAGATCCTGGATATTTATTGCAACAAAGGCTTGAACTGGTTGAGGATCTATGGAAAACAGTTCTCAGAAGTGAATGTCCTCCTGAGCAAACACAGAGATTATTGCTTTTAAAACAATTAAGTGACCCTATCAAGTCAAATCAAGATCATTCCTCACAGGCAATAGTCCAATTGATTACAGAAATGGATCTAGCTGAGGCGATATCTGCTGCTAGGGCTTTCTCTCTTTACTTTCAGTTGGTCAACATTCTTGAGCAACGTATAGAAGAAGATAGTTATTTAGACAGTATAGAAAAAGGGAAGTTAGAGAATAGTAACTATGAAATAGACCCATTTGCTCCAGCTTTAGCGAGTCAGACAGCTCCAGCAACTTTTACTCAATTGTTTGAGCGATTACGTCGTTTGAATGTCCCTCCAGCTCAGCTTGATGCTTTGATGAGGGAAATGGATATTCGTCTTGTTTTTACAGCTCATCCAACTGAAATCGTTAGACATACTGTGCGCCACAAGCAACGCAGGGTGGCCACTCTTTTGCAGCAACTTCAATCTAATAGCGTAATTTCTGAAGCGGAGAAGGAAATATTTAGATTGCAATTAGAGGAGGAGATAAGACTTTGGTGGAGAACTGATGAGCTTCATCAATTTAAACCGACTGTTTTGGATGAAGTTGACTATGCGCTTCATTATTTTCAGCAGGTTTTGTTTGATGCCATGCCTCAATTGAGAAGGAGACTGACCACGGCACTTGCTTCAAGTTATCCAGACGTAGAGGTTCCTAATGAAGCTTTTTGTACATTTGGTTCTTGGGTAGGTTCAGATCGGGATGGGAATCCGTCTGTTACTCCTGAAATTACATGGAGAACTGCTTGTTATCAAAGACAATTAATGTTGGATAGGTATATTGCCTCGGTTCAAGAGTTAAGAGACCAACTGAGCATATCTATGCAATGGAGTCAAGTAAGTTCTCCTTTGCTAGAGTCATTAGAAATGGACAGAGTTCGTTTCCCTGAAGTCTATGAGGAAAGGGCCGCTAGATATCGATTAGAACCTTATCGATTAAAACTTAGCTATACATTAGAGAGACTACGGCTTACTCAATTACGTAATAAGCAGTTGGCAGATGCTGGGTGGCAATCTTCGCCTGAAGGAAAATCTTTGATATCTACTAATAATAGTTTTGATGAATTTCTCCACTATAGATCTGTAGATGAACTAAAGAATGAATTAGAACTTATTAGAAATAGTCTAGTTAGTACAGATCTTACATGTGAACCTCTAGATACTTTGTTAAATCAAGTCCATATCTTTGGTTTCTCTTTGGCTAGTCTGGACATTAGGCAAGAAAGCACACGGCATAGTGATGCATTGGATGAGCTCACTCGCTATCTAGATCTGCCAGAGTCATATGGAGTGATGAACGAAGAAAGTCGAGTTAAATGGTTGATGAAAGAATTAAAAACTCGAAGACCACTGATTCCTCCTGCTTTTGAGTGGTCTAAAAGTACTCAAGAAACTATCGCAGTTTTTCATATGCTTCATAGGCTTCAGAAAGAATTTGGTACTCGGATATGTCGCTCGTATGTAATTTCAATGAGTCATACAGCATCAGACTTATTAGAAGTTCTTCTTTTAGCCAAAGAGTCAGGTTTAATTGATCCAACTTTAGGAGCTGCTGATTTTCTCGTTGTTCCATTATTTGAAACGGTTGAGGACTTACAACATGCTCCTTCTGTAATGGAGTCATTACTCCAGACAGATGTTTATCGCGAATTACTTCCAAGAGTAGGAGAGAAAAAACAACCTCTTCAGGAACTAATGCTTGGATATTCTGATAGCAATAAGGATTCGGGTTTTCTCTCAAGTAATTGGGAAATTCATAAGGCCCAAATAGCACTCCAAGACTTGGCTAGTAGACAAGGAATTTCATTACGTATTTTCCATGGTAGAGGAGGGTCCGTAGGGAGAGGCGGTGGACCAGCTTATCAAGCTATTTTGGCTCAACCCAGTGGTACACTTCAGGGACGTATAAAGATAACAGAGCAAGGAGAGGTCCTTGCTTCAAAATATAGTCTTCCAGAATTAGCTCTATATAATCTAGAAACTGTAACCACAGCTGTTATCCAAAATAGTTTAGTTACCAATAAATTGGATGCTACGCCAAGTTGGAATGAATTAATGACCAGACTTGCAGCTCGTTCAAGGGCGCATTACCGAGCTTTAGTACATGACAATCCAGATTTGGTTCAATTTTTTCAAGTAGTTACTCCAATCGAAGAAATCAGTAAGTTACAAATTTCTAGTCGTCCTGCTCGAAGAAAGAGTGGTGCAAAAGACCTATCAAGTCTTCGTGCTATCCCATGGGTCTTTGGTTGGACTCAAAGTCGTTTCCTCTTGCCCAGTTGGTTTGGGGTTGGTACTGCTTTAGCTACTGAATTAAAGGCAGACCCCGACCAAATGGAGATGTTGCGAATGTTAAATCAGAGATGGCCATTTTTTAGAATGTTGATTTCTAAAGTTGAGATGACACTTTCAAAAGTTGATTTAGATGTTGCTCACCATTATATGGTTAGTTTAGGTGGCAATGATAATCGGGACGCTTTCGCGGGAATTTTCGACATTATCTCAAGAGAATATAACTTGACTAAAAAATTAATTTTAGAAATCACTGACAAGTCAAAACTATTAAGTGCAGACCCTGCTTTGCAATTATCTGTCAATCTACGAAATAGGACTATTGTTCCTTTAGGATTTTTGCAAGTTGCTCTTCTTAAACGATTAAGAGATCAGAATCGTCAACCACCAATTAGTGAAGATATGAATATTGACTCAACTCAAAGTTCACGTACATATAGCCGTAGTGAATTATTGCGTGGTGCATTGTTGACCATCAATGGTATTGCTGCAGGAATGAGAAACACAGGATGA
- the psaD gene encoding photosystem I reaction center subunit II, with translation MTEVLPGTLPKHIGSTGGLLNSAETEEKYAITWTSKTSEVFELPTGGAAVMHEGDNLMYFARKEQCFALNTQLRGFKPRIETSKIYRIYPGGDRELLFPKDGVFSEKPNEGRLKEGYNNRRIGENPNPASLKFSGKKTYDA, from the coding sequence ATGACCGAAGTATTACCTGGAACACTTCCAAAGCACATTGGTAGCACTGGAGGATTATTAAACTCTGCTGAAACCGAAGAAAAATATGCAATTACATGGACAAGCAAAACTTCAGAGGTTTTTGAACTTCCAACTGGAGGAGCTGCAGTAATGCATGAGGGTGATAATCTTATGTACTTTGCTAGGAAAGAACAGTGTTTTGCTTTGAATACTCAACTGAGAGGATTTAAGCCAAGAATTGAAACAAGTAAAATTTATAGAATTTATCCTGGAGGAGATAGAGAATTACTTTTCCCTAAAGATGGGGTTTTCTCTGAGAAGCCTAATGAGGGCCGCTTAAAAGAAGGCTATAACAATAGACGCATTGGAGAAAATCCTAATCCTGCAAGTTTGAAATTTAGCGGTAAGAAAACGTACGATGCATAA
- a CDS encoding anthranilate synthase component I family protein — translation MLSLDKEEFLLSASKGATYIPLAKSWPADLETPLTTWLKVGDIGPPGVLLESVEGGETIGRWSVVASDPLWQVIVRGDELTRCWRNGKQEKFHGNPIEILRQMLEPYKSVSLSGLPQLGQLFGMWGYELIQWIEPSVPTYELSDQDLPDGIWMFMDKILIFDQVKRLITAVAYGNLSDGVSSHKAYEIAREQINELQDLMDSPLKPIKSLKWNEKANRSLDMTMNISKSEFENGVEVAKEFIKQGDIFQLVLSQKLESTVMRKPFELYRSLRMVNPSPFMAFFDFGDWQLIGSSPEVMVKAQQTEKGIQTSLRPIAGTRPRGKNDLEDVALETDLLKDPKERAEHVMLVDLGRNDLGRVCSPGSVFVKELMVIEKYSHVMHIVSEVEGILKKGKDVWDLLIASFPAGTVSGAPKIRAMQLINQLEKQRRGPYSGVYGSMDLNGALNTAITIRTMVVRKTNKNDFTVQVQAGAGVVADSISSNEYQETLNKAKGMFTALACLEPQDL, via the coding sequence ATGCTTAGCTTAGATAAGGAAGAATTTCTTTTGTCAGCCTCCAAGGGGGCCACCTATATCCCCTTGGCAAAAAGTTGGCCGGCAGATTTAGAAACTCCTCTTACAACCTGGCTGAAAGTTGGTGATATTGGTCCTCCTGGTGTATTGCTTGAATCAGTAGAGGGTGGGGAAACTATAGGTAGATGGAGTGTGGTTGCATCAGATCCTCTGTGGCAGGTGATAGTAAGGGGTGATGAATTGACAAGATGCTGGAGGAATGGAAAACAAGAAAAGTTTCATGGAAATCCAATTGAAATTCTGAGGCAAATGCTTGAGCCTTATAAATCTGTTTCTTTGTCTGGTTTGCCACAACTTGGACAACTTTTTGGAATGTGGGGATACGAATTAATTCAATGGATTGAACCCTCAGTACCTACCTATGAATTATCTGATCAAGACTTGCCTGATGGTATTTGGATGTTTATGGATAAAATTCTTATTTTTGATCAAGTCAAACGTCTCATAACAGCTGTTGCATATGGAAATCTAAGTGATGGAGTTTCTTCTCATAAAGCTTATGAAATTGCGCGTGAACAAATCAATGAACTTCAAGATTTAATGGACTCTCCTTTAAAGCCTATAAAGTCTTTAAAGTGGAATGAGAAAGCGAATAGATCACTTGATATGACTATGAATATATCAAAAAGTGAATTTGAAAATGGTGTTGAAGTAGCCAAAGAATTTATTAAACAAGGTGATATTTTTCAGCTAGTTCTAAGTCAAAAATTGGAGTCGACTGTAATGCGAAAACCTTTTGAATTGTATCGCAGCCTGAGGATGGTAAATCCCTCTCCATTTATGGCATTTTTTGACTTTGGAGACTGGCAACTTATTGGTTCTAGTCCAGAGGTAATGGTCAAGGCCCAACAAACAGAAAAGGGAATTCAAACAAGTTTGAGGCCAATTGCAGGTACACGTCCTAGAGGTAAAAATGATTTGGAAGATGTAGCGCTAGAGACAGATCTTTTAAAAGATCCCAAAGAAAGAGCTGAGCATGTCATGTTAGTAGATCTAGGTCGAAATGATTTAGGGCGAGTTTGTTCCCCAGGGAGTGTTTTTGTAAAAGAATTAATGGTTATTGAAAAATATTCGCATGTAATGCACATAGTCAGTGAGGTTGAGGGAATTTTAAAAAAAGGAAAGGATGTTTGGGACTTGTTAATTGCTTCTTTCCCTGCTGGGACAGTTAGTGGAGCCCCAAAGATAAGAGCAATGCAATTAATCAATCAATTAGAAAAACAACGTAGAGGTCCTTATTCAGGAGTTTATGGATCTATGGATTTAAATGGAGCATTGAATACAGCTATTACTATAAGAACAATGGTTGTTCGCAAGACAAATAAAAACGATTTTACTGTTCAAGTACAAGCGGGGGCAGGGGTTGTTGCAGATTCGATTTCTTCTAATGAATATCAAGAAACTTTAAATAAAGCGAAAGGAATGTTTACTGCTTTAGCTTGCTTAGAACCCCAGGATTTATGA